In Arsenicicoccus sp. oral taxon 190, the following are encoded in one genomic region:
- a CDS encoding GNAT family N-acetyltransferase translates to MSDATVLASWGADREFCEAAEWRGELTVDQHEERWRTRIVDGWGADLIRLGADAHGTLVGYVDLHGSDVGRRELGYLVGGRERWGQGLGGAVARAGLDHAFQGLGLLEAWAEAVDANPASVRILQGLGMSETGRGEDHVYCGIPSRYRRFAITADRWHGLHRDKETP, encoded by the coding sequence GTGTCCGACGCCACTGTCCTGGCGTCGTGGGGCGCGGACCGGGAGTTCTGCGAGGCGGCCGAGTGGAGAGGGGAGCTCACGGTCGACCAGCACGAGGAGCGGTGGCGCACCAGGATTGTCGACGGCTGGGGCGCGGACCTGATCAGGTTGGGCGCCGACGCGCACGGGACCCTGGTGGGCTACGTCGACCTCCACGGCAGCGACGTGGGTCGGCGCGAGCTTGGTTACTTGGTCGGTGGCCGTGAGCGGTGGGGTCAAGGGCTCGGTGGGGCGGTCGCCCGGGCCGGTCTCGACCACGCCTTCCAGGGACTGGGCCTCCTCGAGGCCTGGGCCGAGGCGGTCGACGCCAACCCCGCGTCCGTGCGCATCCTCCAGGGCCTCGGGATGAGCGAGACGGGCAGGGGAGAGGATCATGTCTACTGCGGGATCCCCTCCCGCTACCGACGGTTCGCCATCACCGCGGACCGCTGGCACGGCCTCCACCGCGACAAGGAGACCCCATGA
- a CDS encoding stage II sporulation protein M, producing the protein MDLDAYVAAHRGEWDELDALTRRSRLSAEEADRLLDLYQRVGTHLAVVRTSAPDPAVVQWLSGVLARARRRASGTRTGSARDIARFFGETFPATLYHLRWWWLTTTMVSLLVALGAGWWFYQNPTLENSLMSPAEVARYVNTDFEHYYSEHAATSFAARVWTNNAWIAAQCIAMGVLGVPVVYVLLQNVVSVGVIGALMVRHGRGALFFGLILPHGLLELTAVFVAAGVGLRLFWSWVEPGPRTRMASLAAAGRTTVGVAMGLVVVLLVSGILEAFVTPSGLPTWARIAIGVLAEAAFFAYIFVVGRRAARRGVTGDVDAADREDEAVATL; encoded by the coding sequence GTGGACCTGGACGCCTACGTCGCGGCCCACCGGGGGGAGTGGGACGAGCTCGACGCGCTGACGCGTCGGTCGCGGCTCTCCGCGGAGGAGGCCGACCGCCTGCTCGACCTCTACCAGCGGGTCGGCACGCACCTCGCCGTCGTGCGCACGAGCGCGCCCGATCCCGCTGTCGTGCAATGGCTCTCGGGGGTGCTGGCGCGCGCTCGACGACGGGCCTCGGGGACCCGGACCGGCTCGGCGCGGGACATCGCGCGCTTCTTCGGCGAGACCTTCCCCGCGACGCTGTACCACCTGCGCTGGTGGTGGCTGACGACGACGATGGTGAGCCTGCTCGTGGCGCTGGGGGCCGGGTGGTGGTTCTACCAGAACCCCACGCTGGAGAACTCCCTGATGAGCCCCGCCGAGGTCGCGAGGTACGTCAACACGGACTTCGAGCACTACTACTCCGAGCACGCGGCCACGAGCTTCGCGGCGCGCGTGTGGACCAACAACGCCTGGATCGCCGCCCAGTGCATCGCGATGGGTGTGCTCGGCGTCCCCGTGGTCTACGTCCTGCTGCAGAACGTCGTCAGCGTCGGCGTCATCGGCGCGCTCATGGTGCGTCACGGGCGGGGCGCGTTGTTCTTCGGTCTGATCCTGCCGCACGGGCTGCTCGAGCTGACGGCGGTGTTCGTGGCGGCGGGGGTGGGGCTGCGGCTCTTCTGGTCGTGGGTCGAGCCGGGACCCAGGACCCGTATGGCGTCCCTCGCCGCCGCCGGCCGCACCACCGTCGGGGTGGCGATGGGCCTGGTGGTGGTGCTGCTCGTGTCGGGGATCCTCGAGGCGTTCGTGACGCCGTCGGGGCTGCCGACCTGGGCGCGGATCGCGATCGGGGTGCTGGCCGAGGCGGCGTTCTTCGCGTACATCTTCGTGGTGGGGCGACGGGCGGCCCGGCGTGGCGTGACGGGTGACGTGGACGCCGCGGACCGCGAGGACGAGGCCGTCGCGACCCTCTGA
- a CDS encoding MalY/PatB family protein: MTHVEWLDLPHLRARRSAKWTLYDRDVLPMPVAEMDCLLASPVAEALNHAVALGDTGYPSFGRGLQEAFAGFAGRRWSWGVDADQVTLCADVSVGMMAAISALLSPGDTFVIMPPVYPPFFRWGGETGMRTVEVPLLQSDSCYALDLEGIERELRAGAKAVLLCNPHNPVGWVHTRESLTALADLVSGYDAVVLSDEIHAPLTLPGHTFTPYLTVSDAARAHGVAVHAASKAWNLAGLKAALIVSASDAMRDRMTRGLPYETPWHAGQLGYLASEAAYLQGDPWLDALVTDLAAHHQQVRDGLPAGARIAVPAQATFLSWIDASGLGLGQDPAARLLADARLAVGIGREFGAAWADHIRLNVGTGPEVIAEGLRRLGSAVS; the protein is encoded by the coding sequence ATGACCCACGTCGAGTGGCTGGACCTGCCGCACCTGCGGGCGCGGCGCAGCGCCAAGTGGACCCTCTACGACCGCGACGTCCTGCCGATGCCGGTCGCCGAGATGGACTGCCTGCTGGCGTCGCCCGTCGCCGAGGCGCTGAATCACGCTGTGGCGCTGGGTGACACGGGCTACCCGAGCTTCGGGCGGGGGCTGCAGGAGGCGTTCGCGGGCTTCGCGGGGCGACGGTGGTCCTGGGGCGTGGACGCCGACCAGGTGACGCTGTGCGCCGACGTGTCGGTGGGGATGATGGCCGCGATCTCGGCGCTGCTGTCGCCGGGGGACACCTTCGTCATCATGCCGCCGGTCTACCCGCCGTTCTTCCGCTGGGGTGGCGAGACGGGCATGCGTACCGTGGAAGTCCCGCTGCTGCAGTCCGACTCGTGCTACGCGCTGGACCTCGAGGGCATCGAGCGCGAGCTGCGGGCGGGCGCCAAGGCCGTGCTGCTGTGCAACCCGCACAACCCCGTCGGCTGGGTGCACACCCGCGAGTCCCTCACGGCGCTGGCCGATCTCGTGTCCGGTTACGACGCGGTCGTGCTGAGCGACGAGATCCACGCCCCGCTGACGCTGCCGGGCCACACGTTCACGCCATACCTCACCGTCTCGGACGCGGCCCGCGCGCACGGGGTCGCGGTGCACGCGGCCTCCAAGGCCTGGAACCTCGCCGGCCTCAAGGCGGCCCTGATCGTCTCGGCGTCGGACGCCATGCGGGACAGGATGACTCGCGGGCTTCCCTACGAAACGCCCTGGCACGCAGGGCAGCTCGGCTACCTGGCGTCGGAGGCCGCCTACCTGCAAGGCGACCCGTGGCTCGACGCGCTGGTGACCGACCTCGCCGCCCACCACCAGCAGGTGCGCGACGGCCTGCCCGCCGGGGCGCGGATCGCGGTGCCGGCGCAGGCGACCTTCCTGTCCTGGATCGACGCGAGCGGCCTCGGCCTGGGCCAGGACCCGGCGGCGCGGCTGCTGGCGGACGCGCGCCTGGCCGTGGGGATCGGCCGCGAGTTCGGCGCGGCGTGGGCCGACCACATCCGTCTCAACGTCGGCACCGGCCCCGAGGTCATCGCCGAGGGCCTTCGTCGCCTCGGCTCAGCCGTCTCCTGA
- a CDS encoding DUF4129 domain-containing protein, protein MPGAGGLPLPVSSVPVEPGSDEARRLLEQELARPGYPHPSLLDIVLRWFDDLFSGAPGAPSGIGLVVLVAVLLLLLALLVWKLWDLRSVVQERRRRAGGLTDPTRSAVDYLAEARAHLDQGAHDRAVVAGFRALVVGLDDRDVVHDAPGRTAQEVGRAAAHALPSYAERARRCALVFDAACYGHPDGPVPGADEPQRTTAQDAADTLALASELQGAR, encoded by the coding sequence GTGCCCGGTGCGGGCGGTCTGCCCCTGCCCGTCTCCTCGGTCCCCGTCGAGCCGGGGTCGGACGAGGCGCGTCGGCTGCTGGAGCAGGAGCTGGCCCGCCCCGGATACCCCCACCCGTCGCTGCTCGACATCGTCCTGCGGTGGTTCGACGACCTCTTCTCCGGCGCACCGGGCGCCCCGTCCGGCATCGGCCTCGTGGTGCTCGTCGCGGTGCTGCTCCTGCTGCTCGCCCTGCTCGTGTGGAAGCTGTGGGACCTGCGGTCCGTGGTGCAGGAGCGCCGCCGCCGGGCCGGGGGCCTGACCGACCCGACGCGGTCGGCGGTGGACTACCTCGCCGAGGCGCGGGCCCACCTGGACCAGGGCGCCCACGACCGGGCGGTGGTGGCGGGGTTCCGGGCGCTCGTGGTCGGGCTCGACGACCGGGACGTCGTCCATGACGCCCCCGGGCGCACCGCCCAGGAGGTCGGTCGGGCTGCCGCCCACGCCCTGCCGTCGTATGCCGAGCGCGCCCGCCGCTGCGCCCTGGTCTTCGATGCGGCGTGCTACGGGCATCCCGACGGCCCGGTCCCCGGCGCGGACGAGCCGCAGCGGACCACGGCCCAGGACGCCGCCGACACGCTGGCCCTGGCCTCCGAGCTGCAGGGGGCCCGATGA
- a CDS encoding ATP-binding protein — protein sequence MTDPETAAPQDGGSGIRRERTRAAASGPAGTGRGGTGRGDLARVVVVCGPSGAGKSRLADWLRHELGWPTLRLDDFYLDGDDPRLPLQGELGIPDWDDPRSWDAQAALAALATLCRDGQVDVPGYDIGASRRVPGVRITLPPGRFVVAEGIFAAELVGALRDGGLLAQAWCVCRTPWVTFALRLARDLKERRKPPLTLVRRGLVLRRAQRDIVAHQVALGATPITPGDARRRAADLR from the coding sequence GTGACCGACCCGGAGACGGCAGCCCCGCAGGACGGCGGCAGCGGCATACGGCGCGAACGCACGCGAGCGGCAGCCTCGGGACCGGCAGGCACGGGGCGAGGAGGCACGGGGCGAGGAGACCTCGCGCGGGTGGTCGTGGTGTGCGGGCCCAGCGGCGCCGGCAAGTCCCGGCTCGCCGACTGGCTGCGCCACGAGCTGGGCTGGCCCACGCTGCGGCTCGACGACTTCTACCTCGACGGCGACGACCCCCGGCTGCCGCTGCAGGGCGAGCTCGGCATCCCCGACTGGGACGACCCCCGCTCCTGGGACGCGCAGGCCGCGCTCGCGGCCCTGGCGACGCTGTGCCGCGACGGGCAGGTCGACGTGCCGGGCTACGACATCGGCGCGTCCCGGCGGGTGCCGGGCGTGCGGATCACGTTGCCGCCCGGGCGGTTCGTGGTGGCGGAGGGGATCTTCGCGGCCGAGCTCGTGGGGGCGCTGCGCGACGGGGGCCTGCTCGCGCAGGCCTGGTGCGTATGCCGTACCCCGTGGGTCACCTTCGCCCTCCGGCTCGCGCGCGACCTCAAGGAGCGCCGCAAGCCGCCGCTGACGCTGGTGCGCCGCGGGCTGGTGCTGCGACGCGCCCAGCGCGACATCGTGGCCCACCAGGTCGCCCTCGGCGCCACGCCGATCACGCCTGGGGACGCCCGGCGACGTGCCGCGGACCTGCGCTGA
- a CDS encoding RDD family protein, whose amino-acid sequence MQPPRSARPTIGVGEDDLVTGDAVALRVPAAGPGLRVLSGAIDVAVGGLLLLGLSMAFGGVRGGLDEAAGAALVLTTVVTVLVILPAAVETLTRGRSLGRLATGTCIVRDDGGPVAFRQCLTRALVGVLEIWGTSGAVAFCAVVLTARGKRLGDLAAGTYAVRDRLRLQLPPPVPPVPELAAWAAGADIAPLSDTVALATRQFLHRREGLEPGPRARIAAELAATVAQQVMPQPPPGTHPEALLQAVVAERGRRDAQRLSRDAATRHRVLPHV is encoded by the coding sequence ATGCAGCCGCCCAGGTCAGCGCGCCCCACCATCGGCGTGGGCGAGGACGACCTCGTCACCGGTGACGCCGTGGCGCTGCGGGTGCCCGCCGCGGGCCCGGGGCTGCGTGTGCTGTCCGGCGCGATCGACGTCGCGGTGGGTGGCCTACTGCTCCTGGGGCTGTCGATGGCGTTCGGCGGGGTGCGGGGCGGCCTCGACGAGGCGGCCGGAGCGGCGCTGGTCCTCACCACCGTCGTCACGGTCCTCGTGATCCTCCCCGCCGCCGTCGAGACCCTTACGCGCGGCCGGTCGCTGGGCCGGCTCGCCACCGGCACGTGCATCGTGCGCGACGACGGCGGGCCGGTCGCGTTCCGGCAGTGCCTGACGCGGGCGCTGGTCGGGGTGCTGGAGATCTGGGGCACGAGCGGCGCGGTCGCGTTCTGCGCCGTGGTGCTCACCGCGCGTGGCAAGAGGCTCGGTGATCTCGCGGCAGGCACGTATGCCGTCCGCGACCGCCTCCGCCTGCAGCTGCCTCCCCCGGTGCCGCCCGTCCCCGAGCTCGCCGCCTGGGCCGCGGGCGCCGACATCGCGCCGCTGTCCGACACGGTGGCGCTGGCCACCCGGCAGTTCCTGCACCGCCGCGAAGGGCTCGAGCCCGGGCCTCGCGCCCGCATCGCCGCGGAGCTGGCGGCCACCGTGGCGCAGCAGGTCATGCCGCAGCCACCGCCGGGCACGCACCCCGAGGCGCTGCTGCAGGCGGTCGTCGCCGAGCGGGGCCGCCGCGACGCGCAGCGGCTCTCCCGCGACGCCGCCACCCGGCACCGGGTCCTGCCCCACGTCTGA
- a CDS encoding DUF4350 domain-containing protein encodes MSLDVIVGPRERDRRTPGRRTRVGLGLVLLVLLAVAVWRSLPQGEGLPLDPDAAGDKGAKAVAEVLRRQGVEVDVVRTRADLDDARVDADTTLVVSETGAVTAEAMRAVSERRVDAGRLVLLGLGRSALHDLDLPVTLTRPRGDEPGGPGCTDRVAAASPSLSPLGSGYALMTPAQVAAAAKEPSRLPPFPGSGPGEDGDGPEDVTDLGRSWTLTGAGGCYPVGEGHALLTIPAAHGQPRTDLLAPALIITNGTVTEEDDAALALRLLGSERHLVWFAPTYADIAEGDIPRGEPPIAPPWFMPLLLLLGGAVALTMWWRGRRLGRLAVEPLPVVVRASETAVARGRLYRRAAGRGHAAAALRDATRRRLAARLGLPVGADAEAVVAAVAQATGRERDGIRDLLAGPDPTTDADLAATAADLAQLEEEVRHP; translated from the coding sequence ATGAGCCTGGACGTGATCGTGGGGCCGCGCGAGCGTGACCGTCGCACCCCCGGTCGCCGCACCCGGGTGGGCCTCGGCCTGGTGCTGCTGGTGCTGCTCGCCGTGGCCGTCTGGCGCAGCCTGCCGCAGGGCGAGGGCCTGCCCCTGGACCCGGACGCCGCGGGAGACAAGGGCGCCAAGGCGGTTGCGGAGGTCCTGAGGCGGCAGGGCGTCGAGGTCGACGTGGTGCGCACCCGGGCCGACCTGGACGACGCCCGGGTGGACGCCGACACGACCCTGGTGGTCTCGGAGACGGGCGCCGTCACGGCCGAGGCGATGCGAGCGGTGAGCGAGCGCAGGGTCGACGCCGGCCGGCTCGTGCTGCTCGGGCTCGGCCGCAGCGCGCTGCACGACCTCGACCTGCCCGTGACGCTGACGCGGCCACGCGGCGACGAGCCCGGGGGCCCGGGCTGCACCGACCGCGTCGCCGCAGCCTCGCCGTCCCTGTCCCCGCTCGGCTCGGGATACGCGCTGATGACCCCCGCGCAGGTCGCCGCGGCCGCCAAGGAACCCTCACGCCTGCCGCCCTTCCCGGGCAGCGGGCCGGGCGAGGACGGCGACGGTCCCGAGGACGTCACCGACCTCGGGCGCTCGTGGACGCTGACCGGCGCCGGCGGCTGCTACCCCGTCGGAGAGGGCCACGCCCTGCTGACCATCCCCGCCGCGCACGGCCAGCCCCGCACCGACCTCCTCGCGCCCGCCCTGATCATCACCAACGGCACCGTGACCGAGGAGGACGACGCCGCCCTCGCGCTGCGCCTGCTCGGCAGCGAGCGTCACCTCGTGTGGTTCGCGCCCACGTATGCCGACATCGCCGAGGGCGACATCCCGCGCGGCGAACCCCCCATCGCCCCACCGTGGTTCATGCCGCTGCTGCTCCTGCTCGGCGGCGCCGTCGCCCTCACCATGTGGTGGCGCGGCCGACGCCTGGGCCGCCTCGCCGTGGAGCCACTCCCCGTCGTGGTGCGAGCCTCCGAGACCGCCGTGGCCCGCGGCCGTCTCTACCGCCGGGCCGCGGGGCGCGGTCACGCCGCCGCCGCCCTGCGCGACGCCACCAGGCGCCGCCTCGCCGCCCGGCTCGGGCTCCCCGTGGGCGCCGACGCCGAGGCCGTCGTCGCGGCCGTGGCCCAGGCCACGGGGCGCGAGCGCGACGGCATACGGGACCTGCTCGCCGGACCCGACCCGACCACCGACGCCGACCTGGCCGCGACCGCGGCCGACCTGGCCCAGCTCGAGGAAGAGGTACGCCACCCATGA
- a CDS encoding cupin domain-containing protein: protein MPELITDPVRIPVPGGKIIDEHVGAASTRDRTISVARMEAPAGWSEPYQTPDFDEVTVVLGGEVIVDHDGGPTSVLAGQSVVTRAGERIRYRVGPEGATYLAVCTPAFTPEGVHRDEG, encoded by the coding sequence ATGCCCGAGCTGATCACCGATCCCGTCCGCATCCCCGTCCCCGGCGGCAAGATCATCGACGAGCACGTCGGCGCCGCGTCCACCCGCGATCGGACGATCTCGGTCGCTCGCATGGAGGCGCCCGCGGGCTGGTCCGAGCCCTACCAGACGCCGGACTTCGACGAGGTCACGGTGGTGCTGGGCGGTGAGGTCATCGTCGACCACGACGGTGGCCCCACCAGCGTCCTCGCAGGTCAGAGCGTCGTGACGCGCGCCGGCGAGCGGATCCGCTATCGGGTGGGCCCGGAGGGGGCGACATACCTGGCGGTCTGCACTCCGGCCTTCACCCCGGAGGGCGTGCACCGCGACGAGGGCTGA
- a CDS encoding DUF58 domain-containing protein → MILTGRAVVLALLGVVPVLLRPEPLTATLWLVLVVVVCVVDALLAASPRRLVLTRDHVGTIRAEATTTTRLQVHNPSRRTARGVLRDAWQPSARTSGERHRISVAPGASVQVETSLTPVRRGDRHTDLVTVRTLGPLRLAGRQASVDVPGTVRVLPPFHSRRHLPSRLARLRQIDGRSAVRVRGQGTEFDSLREYVEGDDVRSIDWRASARRSELVVRTWRPERDRRVTLVVDTSRLSAGRVDDTTRLDAAIEASLLLTALAAHAGDHVDLVAGDRVVRTQLAAVARPEMLAAMSDALATVQPAIVEADWQALAAAVARQARRPSLVVLLTPLEPAAVAESLLPVLPQLTRRQRVCIASCADPELDRMATARRTTDDAYRAAAAERTRTLRARTADALAGLGVTVVDAPPDALAPALADHYLTLKSRGLL, encoded by the coding sequence ATGATCCTCACCGGCCGCGCCGTGGTGCTCGCCCTGCTGGGCGTGGTGCCGGTGCTGCTGCGCCCCGAGCCGCTCACGGCCACGCTGTGGCTGGTGCTCGTGGTGGTCGTGTGCGTGGTCGACGCGCTGCTCGCCGCGTCCCCGCGACGGCTCGTGCTCACCCGCGACCACGTCGGGACCATCCGCGCCGAGGCGACGACCACGACGCGGCTGCAGGTGCACAACCCCTCGCGCCGCACGGCTCGCGGTGTGCTGCGGGACGCCTGGCAGCCGTCGGCCCGGACCAGCGGCGAGCGGCACCGGATCTCGGTCGCCCCTGGAGCATCGGTGCAGGTCGAGACCTCGCTGACGCCGGTGCGGCGCGGGGACCGGCATACGGACCTCGTCACGGTCCGCACCCTCGGCCCGCTGCGGCTGGCCGGGCGCCAGGCGTCGGTGGACGTGCCGGGGACGGTGCGGGTGCTGCCGCCCTTCCACTCGCGGCGGCACCTGCCGAGCCGGCTCGCGCGGCTGCGGCAGATCGACGGTCGGTCCGCGGTGCGGGTGCGGGGGCAGGGGACGGAGTTCGACTCCCTGCGCGAGTACGTCGAGGGCGACGACGTCCGCTCGATCGACTGGCGCGCCTCGGCGCGGCGCAGCGAGCTGGTCGTGCGGACCTGGCGGCCCGAGCGCGACCGCCGCGTCACCCTCGTCGTCGACACCTCGCGCCTCTCGGCGGGGCGGGTCGACGACACGACCCGCCTGGACGCCGCCATCGAGGCGTCGTTGCTGCTCACGGCCCTGGCCGCGCACGCAGGCGACCACGTCGACCTCGTCGCGGGCGACCGCGTCGTGCGGACCCAGCTGGCGGCGGTGGCCCGCCCCGAGATGCTCGCCGCGATGTCCGACGCCCTCGCGACCGTGCAGCCCGCCATCGTCGAGGCCGACTGGCAGGCGCTGGCCGCCGCGGTGGCCCGGCAGGCCCGCCGCCCGTCGCTCGTGGTGCTCCTCACGCCCCTCGAGCCCGCCGCCGTCGCCGAGTCCCTGCTGCCGGTGCTGCCGCAGCTGACCCGGCGGCAGCGCGTGTGCATCGCCTCGTGCGCCGACCCCGAGCTGGACCGTATGGCGACCGCCCGCCGCACCACCGACGACGCCTACCGCGCGGCTGCGGCCGAACGCACGCGGACCCTGCGGGCCCGGACCGCCGACGCGCTGGCCGGGCTGGGCGTGACGGTGGTGGACGCGCCGCCGGACGCCCTGGCGCCGGCCCTGGCCGACCACTACCTCACGCTCAAGTCCCGCGGCCTCCTCTGA
- a CDS encoding adenosine deaminase has product MTSQDSSPSAYDIDPVVAQAPKVLLHEHLDGGLRPATVLELAHETGYAGLPADDAAGLARWFRESADSGSLVRYLETFEHTVGVMQTPEALRRVACEEVLDLARDGVVYAEIRYAPELHLERDLTLEEVVEAVNEGFREGEALAREEGRQIRVTALLTAMRHAAMSREIAELAVAFRDQEVSGFDIAGAEAGYPPTRHLDAFQYLARENAHFTIHAGEAFGLPSIQEALTWCGADRLGHGVRIVDDITVDGTPVPEWMAMHDRLPAVDQVQLGLLAAYVRDKRVPLEMCPSSNVQTGASASIALHPITLLKDLRFRVTINTDNRLMSDTSMGKEMTLLVRDAGWTVSDLRWATINAMKSSFLHFDERLALIDEVIKPAYAQLV; this is encoded by the coding sequence GTGACCAGTCAAGACAGCAGCCCCTCGGCATACGACATCGACCCTGTGGTGGCGCAGGCCCCCAAGGTGCTGCTGCACGAGCACCTGGACGGTGGGCTGCGGCCGGCGACGGTGCTCGAGCTCGCCCACGAGACGGGGTATGCCGGACTGCCCGCAGACGACGCCGCCGGCCTCGCGCGGTGGTTCCGGGAGAGCGCGGACAGCGGTTCGCTCGTCAGATACCTCGAGACCTTCGAGCACACGGTCGGGGTCATGCAGACGCCCGAGGCGCTGCGCCGGGTGGCCTGCGAGGAGGTGCTGGACCTGGCGCGCGACGGCGTGGTCTACGCCGAGATCCGTTATGCCCCAGAGCTGCACCTCGAGCGGGACCTGACCCTCGAGGAGGTCGTCGAGGCCGTCAACGAGGGCTTCCGGGAGGGTGAGGCGCTGGCCCGCGAGGAGGGGCGCCAGATCCGCGTCACCGCGCTGCTGACCGCGATGCGTCACGCCGCGATGAGCCGCGAGATCGCCGAGCTCGCCGTGGCCTTCCGCGACCAGGAGGTCAGCGGCTTCGACATCGCGGGGGCCGAGGCGGGCTACCCGCCCACCCGGCACCTCGACGCCTTCCAGTACCTCGCCCGGGAGAACGCCCACTTCACCATCCACGCCGGCGAGGCCTTCGGGCTGCCGTCGATCCAGGAGGCGCTGACCTGGTGCGGCGCCGACCGGCTCGGGCACGGCGTGCGCATCGTCGACGACATCACCGTCGACGGCACCCCCGTCCCCGAGTGGATGGCCATGCACGACCGGCTCCCCGCGGTCGACCAGGTGCAGCTCGGGCTGCTCGCGGCCTACGTGCGCGACAAGCGCGTGCCGCTCGAGATGTGCCCCAGCAGCAACGTCCAGACCGGCGCGTCGGCCAGCATCGCGCTGCACCCGATCACGCTGCTCAAGGACCTGAGGTTCCGGGTGACGATCAACACCGACAACCGGCTGATGAGCGACACCAGCATGGGCAAGGAGATGACGCTGCTGGTCCGCGACGCGGGCTGGACCGTCTCGGACCTGCGGTGGGCGACGATCAACGCGATGAAGTCGTCCTTCCTCCACTTCGACGAGCGGCTCGCGCTCATCGACGAGGTGATCAAGCCGGCATACGCCCAGCTGGTCTGA
- a CDS encoding AAA family ATPase — translation MTDHTSAREALQAVRSEVAKAVVGQDAAVTGLLIGLLSRGHVLLEGVPGVAKTLLVRSLATALDIDTRRVQFTPDLMPGDVTGSMIFDARTTEFEFRPGPVFTNLLLADEINRTPPKTQAALLEAMEERQVTVDGTSRPLPEPFLVAATQNPVEYEGTYPLPEAQLDRFLLKVVLPVPPRDQEIEVISRHAHGFDPRDLAGAGVRPVASGTDLLAGAAAVRTVGVAPEVVAYVVDVCRATRTAPSLSLGASPRGATALLATSRAWAWLNGRDFVTPDDVKTLAHATLAHRLSLQPEAELEGVSVGAVLQTALDAVPVPR, via the coding sequence ATGACCGACCACACCAGCGCCCGCGAGGCCCTGCAGGCCGTGCGCTCCGAGGTGGCCAAGGCCGTCGTCGGGCAGGACGCCGCCGTGACCGGGCTGCTCATCGGCCTGCTCAGCCGCGGGCACGTGCTGCTCGAGGGCGTGCCCGGCGTCGCCAAGACCCTGCTCGTGCGCTCGCTCGCCACCGCGCTGGACATCGACACGCGGCGCGTGCAGTTCACCCCGGACCTGATGCCGGGCGACGTGACCGGGTCGATGATCTTCGACGCCCGCACGACGGAGTTCGAGTTCCGGCCGGGGCCGGTCTTCACCAACCTGCTGCTGGCTGACGAGATCAACCGCACCCCGCCCAAGACGCAGGCGGCGCTGCTCGAGGCGATGGAGGAGCGGCAGGTGACCGTCGACGGCACGTCACGGCCGCTGCCCGAGCCGTTCCTCGTCGCGGCGACGCAGAACCCGGTCGAGTACGAAGGGACCTATCCCCTGCCGGAGGCCCAGCTCGACCGGTTCCTGCTCAAGGTGGTGCTGCCGGTGCCGCCGCGCGACCAGGAGATCGAGGTGATCTCGCGGCACGCGCACGGCTTCGACCCTCGCGACCTCGCCGGCGCTGGGGTGCGGCCGGTGGCGTCGGGGACCGACCTGCTCGCCGGGGCCGCGGCCGTGCGGACCGTCGGCGTCGCCCCCGAGGTCGTCGCCTACGTCGTCGACGTCTGCCGCGCCACCCGCACCGCCCCCTCCCTGTCGCTGGGCGCGTCGCCGCGCGGCGCGACGGCTCTCCTCGCGACCTCGCGGGCGTGGGCGTGGCTCAACGGGCGCGACTTCGTGACGCCCGACGACGTCAAGACCCTCGCCCACGCCACCCTCGCGCACCGGCTGTCGCTGCAGCCCGAGGCCGAGCTCGAGGGCGTGTCCGTGGGTGCCGTCCTGCAGACCGCCCTCGACGCCGTGCCCGTCCCCCGATGA